Proteins encoded together in one Hymenobacter monticola window:
- a CDS encoding LysM peptidoglycan-binding domain-containing protein — translation MGLFDFLSDKGEQKPVEPAAKPAAGGTDFFGNAADAQPATTGDSYTVVSGDSLSKIAKNHYGDAAKWHQIYEANKATIGANPDHIEVGQVLTIPSL, via the coding sequence ATGGGACTCTTTGATTTTCTCAGCGACAAAGGCGAGCAAAAACCCGTAGAGCCCGCAGCGAAACCGGCTGCTGGCGGCACTGATTTTTTCGGAAACGCCGCCGACGCCCAACCGGCTACGACCGGCGACTCGTACACCGTGGTGAGCGGTGACTCGCTTTCTAAAATTGCCAAAAACCACTACGGCGACGCCGCCAAGTGGCATCAGATATATGAGGCCAACAAGGCCACAATCGGCGCAAACCCTGACCACATCGAAGTGGGCCAGGTGTTGACGATACCTAGTCTCTAG
- a CDS encoding O-acetylhomoserine aminocarboxypropyltransferase/cysteine synthase family protein gives MSAPSLHFETLQLHAGQQPDPTTGSRAVPIYQTTSYVFKNAEHGANLFALNEFGNIYTRLMNPTTDVFEQRVAALEGGVAALATSSGQAAQFIALNNILQAGDNFVSTAFLYGGTYNQFKVAFKRLGIEVRFADGDNPASFEELIDEKTKAIYLETIGNPSFSIPDFEAIAAIANRYDLPLIVDNTFGAGGYLFRPLEHGAHIVVESATKWIGGHGTSIGGVIVDGGTYDFGNGKFPQFTEPSEGYHGLVFNDVFGKGGPFGNIAFIIRARVEGLRDFGPSQSPFNAFQLLQGLETLSLRVDRTVENALKIATWLEQHPQVESVNYPGLASSPYHRLAQKYLKRGFGGVLSFRIKGSKETATQFIDNLKLISHLANVGDAKTLIIQPSATTHQQLSEAEQLAAGVTPTSLRLSVGIEHFEDIKADLQAAFDAVGNTATQPTEGDEVDEPELEHAQPLEV, from the coding sequence ATGTCCGCTCCCTCCCTGCACTTCGAAACGCTGCAACTCCACGCCGGCCAGCAGCCCGACCCCACCACCGGCTCGCGCGCCGTGCCCATTTACCAAACCACCAGCTACGTGTTCAAGAATGCCGAGCACGGCGCCAACCTCTTTGCCCTGAATGAGTTCGGCAATATTTACACCCGCCTGATGAACCCCACCACCGACGTGTTTGAGCAGCGCGTGGCGGCGCTCGAAGGCGGCGTGGCGGCCCTGGCCACCAGCTCAGGCCAGGCAGCTCAGTTTATTGCCCTGAACAACATCCTGCAGGCCGGCGACAATTTTGTAAGCACGGCCTTCCTATACGGCGGCACCTACAACCAGTTCAAGGTGGCATTCAAGCGCTTGGGCATCGAGGTGCGCTTTGCCGATGGCGACAACCCGGCCTCTTTTGAGGAGTTGATTGACGAGAAAACCAAGGCCATTTACCTCGAAACCATTGGCAACCCCAGCTTCAGCATTCCCGATTTTGAGGCCATTGCCGCCATCGCCAACCGGTATGACCTGCCGCTGATTGTGGACAACACCTTCGGCGCGGGCGGCTACCTGTTCCGGCCCCTGGAGCACGGCGCGCACATCGTGGTAGAGTCGGCCACCAAGTGGATTGGCGGGCACGGCACCAGCATCGGCGGCGTGATTGTGGACGGCGGCACCTACGACTTCGGCAACGGCAAATTTCCGCAGTTCACCGAGCCCAGCGAGGGGTACCACGGACTGGTTTTCAATGACGTATTCGGCAAGGGCGGGCCGTTCGGCAACATCGCCTTCATCATCCGGGCCCGGGTGGAGGGCCTGCGCGACTTCGGCCCCTCGCAGAGCCCCTTCAACGCCTTCCAGCTGCTGCAAGGCCTCGAAACCCTGAGCTTGCGCGTGGACCGCACCGTGGAAAACGCCCTGAAAATTGCCACCTGGCTGGAGCAGCACCCGCAGGTAGAAAGCGTGAACTACCCCGGCCTGGCCAGCAGCCCCTACCACCGCCTGGCGCAGAAATACCTGAAGCGCGGCTTCGGTGGCGTGCTGAGTTTCCGCATCAAGGGCAGCAAGGAAACAGCCACGCAATTCATCGACAACCTGAAGCTCATCAGCCACCTGGCCAACGTGGGCGACGCCAAGACGCTCATCATTCAGCCCTCGGCCACCACGCACCAGCAGCTGAGCGAGGCCGAGCAGCTAGCGGCTGGCGTCACGCCCACCTCGCTGCGCCTCTCGGTCGGCATCGAGCACTTCGAGGACATTAAAGCCGACTTGCAAGCGGCATTCGATGCTGTGGGCAACACTGCGACCCAGCCCACTGAGGGTGATGAAGTAGACGAACCCGAGTTGGAGCACGCCCAGCCGCTGGAAGTGTAA
- the metX gene encoding homoserine O-acetyltransferase MetX, with amino-acid sequence MSEQFFYIPSLPLESGETLEDARVAYRTWGQLNEDRDNVVWVCHALTANADVLTWWPGLVGPGCYYDPAEWFIICANVQGSCYGSTSPRDPDPATGQPRYQHFPRLTIRDLVKAHELLRQDLELTDIHTLIGGSLGGQQALEWAVQRPDLFDHLVVIATNARHSAWGIAFNEAQRLAIEADPTYAAGQPGGGDEGLRAARAMALLSYRSYSAYAETQTDPDDDELPREHRASSYQRYQGDKLVARFDAYSYVALSHSMDSHNLGRGRGGVAKALRRIGARTLVLGITSDVLFPLSEQRELAAHIPGAMYAELDSRYGHDGFLLETGAITHFLERFYAPTFVH; translated from the coding sequence ATGTCAGAACAGTTTTTTTACATCCCCAGCCTGCCTCTTGAAAGCGGAGAGACCTTAGAAGATGCCCGCGTAGCCTACCGCACCTGGGGCCAGCTCAACGAGGACCGCGACAACGTGGTGTGGGTGTGTCACGCCCTCACGGCCAACGCCGACGTGCTGACCTGGTGGCCCGGCCTGGTGGGCCCGGGCTGCTACTACGACCCCGCCGAGTGGTTCATCATCTGCGCCAACGTGCAGGGCTCCTGCTACGGCAGCACCAGCCCGCGCGACCCTGACCCTGCCACCGGGCAGCCGCGTTACCAGCACTTTCCGCGGCTCACTATTCGTGATTTGGTGAAGGCCCATGAGCTGCTGCGGCAGGACCTGGAGCTGACCGACATTCACACGCTTATTGGCGGCTCGTTGGGTGGGCAGCAGGCGCTGGAATGGGCCGTGCAGCGGCCCGATTTGTTCGACCATTTGGTGGTTATTGCCACCAACGCGCGGCATTCGGCCTGGGGCATCGCCTTCAACGAGGCGCAGCGGCTGGCCATTGAGGCCGACCCGACTTACGCGGCCGGCCAGCCCGGCGGGGGCGACGAGGGCCTGCGCGCCGCCCGCGCCATGGCCCTGCTCAGCTACCGCAGCTATTCGGCCTACGCCGAAACCCAGACCGACCCCGACGATGACGAGCTGCCGCGCGAGCACCGCGCCAGCTCCTACCAGCGCTACCAGGGCGACAAGCTAGTGGCCCGCTTCGACGCCTACAGCTACGTGGCCCTGAGCCACAGCATGGACTCGCACAACCTGGGCCGGGGCCGGGGCGGCGTGGCGAAGGCGCTGCGCCGCATTGGCGCCCGTACGCTGGTGCTGGGCATCACGTCCGACGTGCTATTTCCGCTAAGTGAACAGCGGGAGCTGGCCGCGCACATCCCCGGAGCTATGTACGCCGAGTTGGACTCCCGCTATGGGCACGACGGCTTCTTGCTGGAAACCGGGGCCATTACGCACTTTCTGGAACGGTTCTACGCGCCCACGTTCGTGCACTGA